The Chitinivibrionia bacterium genome contains the following window.
TTAGTTTTTTATATATGTCCTTTCTCTTTATTATCTTTTTGTAAACGCTTTCTATGTAAGATAACATCCGAAGCGGCATATTTTCGTTTATAGTCGATTGGTGTTCTATTAAAACAACTATTTTGCCGTCTATTACGAACGAAATATCATTTGCCTGCCCTTTATACAGCACGTTTTCCAAAGTTGTTATTTTTATATCGGTGTCTTTGCCGTAGTTTGTGTTTTGTATTGCGTTGTATAACTCCAAAAGTGTATCTTTTTCACCGAACAAACTTGTAAAAACGCTGTCCTTGTATTCCCTGTTTGCTTTTGCGCTCACATTTTCTCCTTGTTTTAATGCAATTGTTATATAATATAATATTTGCCGCTAAGCAAAAACAGGTAAATTTTCATCTATTCTTTATTTGTAGGTAAACATAGGTGATTTCGCGAATGTGTTCGCGGTTGCGGAGGCGTGGAGAACGGCGTTGAAGTTAATCAATGCCAATATCGCGAATGCCAAAATTGTCGATTCTAACAACCATAGAGCAACCTTTCTTTGTGTTTTTATGAAAGTCTTCGTGTATAATATACGTTATTGGGGAGGGGGAATGTCAAGGGGCGGTGGTGGATTTTGTGGGGATTCTTTGTATCGTATAGAGGAAGAGAAATATTTTATGCTAATTCTACGCCTGTTCTTTGTATTTTTTCAACATCCTACGGCAATACTCATATCATATAATTCGTGCGGAGCAATGTCTTGTCCGTTTCCCCATTCAATCCCGTAACCGCTTGAAACCAAATGAACCGATTTGAAATAATCGTAATTATATAATTCTCCATACCATTCCCCCGACATATAGGGCAGAACATCAAACAGTTTTACTTCCCCTGTTTCGTAATCAAGTTTTACCTTATAACCTTCAAGCGGTTTTATACTTACAATCTTTGGACACAGCATTTTTTACCACCTTATTTTAGCGGCTCAATCTTAAAATATTGCTCTCCGTTAGAAAGCAATTTCCAGTTTGCTTCTAAATCTTCACGATGTATTTCCATCCACGCCTCGACAAGTTTCATTTTTGATTTCTGAACAGAGCCGTCAAGCACCTCTCCATCAAGTGATATTACGACTTCCTCTCCTGCGTATTCTACGTGAATATGCGGCTTATTATGTTTTCCTGAAACTTCTCTATACATACGAACAATAATTCCGTAAAACAATGACAAAACAGGCATACTTGCTCCTTTTTTATTTTCTTAAATGATTATAAAATACTATATTGTTTTGACAGTGGGCGGGATTATTTTGTATTTGGCGGTTTTTTATTGGCACACAAGTGATTTCGCGAATGTGTTCGCGGTTGTCGGGGCGTGGAAGATGGTATTGCAAATGATAGAAATTGTCGTTTCTATAACCATAGAGCAACCTATGTTTTAGTGTTTTTGTCCCTGAAAACCTGATTCCGGATAATAAAATACTATTTGGCAGAGAGCGGTGGGGATGAAATGCTTGGGGGTTGGTGATTTTTTTCTGATTTTTACATGATTTCCGGCGTTTATCCGAAACCAACTATACAATCAAAAATGTTCTTGCCTTTATGCTCTATCCATTTCGATTGCGGTTTACCGATATTTTTTTCGCTGCGAAAATCGAATGTAAGCAAGAAGCCCACATCTTTGTTTTTGCCGTCTAAGTATCCGCAAAGTTGGTCGTATGCTTCTTTATGTGCAGAATCGCCATACCAGCGTTTTAATTCTACGATAAATTGTTCTGTGTTGTAGTCCACAATAACGTCTGTTCTTCTGGCATTACGGGTTTCACTTTCAATATGATAAAAACCGGCGCCGTTTATCAAAGGGCGTAGATAAGTCAAGAACAACATTCGGCATTCATTTTCTAAAAAATCTTTTCCGCTTTCACGATAAAGTTCGTAATAATGTTGTGTAAATTTCTCTATGCAAAGTTTCATGTCAAACTTGCCGTCTTTTATTACGTCGTTTGAAAGGACTCTGTTTATACGAATGCCTTTTCGCTGTTTTTCCGTGATAAAATGCTCATAAATAATCAATTCAAAAATCGTGTTATCTATGACTGCTTTTCCGTTTTGGTTTTTTATGTATCCGAAAGTATGTCCTAAATCCATAGCATAGTCGGTCGTGTTGAATTTATAATCCTCGCCGTTTATCGTTATGTCATAAAGCAAGTCAGATAGTTCTTTGTCGGCTAAAATATTTTTACCTAAATCGTCAATAAGAGTACTTTTTTCCAGAAGAATTAGTTTTACCGCTTCCAAAACGCCGTTTTTTGTCCAATTTTTATTCAAATTATTTTCTATTCGCTGACAAATCCGTGAAACAAGATACGGATAGCCGCTTGTATAATCGCGGATTTCTTGGGCAACCGCTTGAATATCCATTCCGGATTTGTGATCTTTTTCGTATTCCATAAGCATAGACGCGATTTCTTTAACGCTCAACGACATATCCACTTCAAAATCAATCGCTATATTCCAAGGTGAATTTAGGCGTTTTTCGCCGTCTTTAAGTTGATGAGTTCCTGCTTGCACCATTTTTACTTTAAGGTTTTTAATATCATAAACGCCTGCTAAAATTACACTTTGAAATGTTGCGCCGGCTTTTTGAGGTCTTTTAAGGTATTTGTCGCGCAGAATTCCAAGAAATTTCAAAAAAATGGTGTTGTTTGAGGTTTTATCAACCTCGTCTATCATTAAAACGAACTTTTGCTTTTTGCAAACTTTACTTAAAAAAGCGTCTAGCAAATCAAAGGCGGTAATCGACGCGTCTATCCAAATTTCAGAGCCGGGCAATTCTCTTTCTGTAAAATATTTTGCGCACAAACCAAGAAATCCTTGACAAAATTCGGCTTCATCGTCAAATGTTTTGTCGCTCACACCCTCAAAACTAATCGAAATTACGGTATAATCTTCTACAAGTTGTTCTTGCAACAAAAAAAGCGTTGTCGTTTTTCCGTATTGACGACCGCGGTTTATGGAGAAATACTTACCTGCTTCCACAAGTTGTACTATTTGTGAAATTTTTTCACTCGTGTCTGCCATATAATGCAAATCGGGCACACAAAGTCCTGTTACGTTAAATTCGCGCATATTTTGATTCCCCTTTTTATCTTTCGCTATTACAAAAATACGTTTTGCGCAAGAAGAAAAACAGCAGAAGCGTTTTTTTTGTAGGGGCGAAAGATGTTTCGCCCCTACGGGAGTTTTGCGCTTGCCTTTTTTAAGTTAGGCGATGTTCGCTTCCTAATCAACCGCCTCGCCCCAAAAACTTCAGTATTTCCTCATAAAGCCCGAGGTTAAGCAAAGCAAAATTTGCTATCCCCATCACCAAGGCGATAATAAGCATTATCGGAATTAAGGTTTTCAGAGTGTCGGACACTTTATCTTTCTGGTCGCTTGCAAGCGCCGCCATAAGAACGAGAGTTGGTCCTATCGCCACACCTACCGAAGCCGATATCGATTGCGCCGCAGACATTACCGCCGTGCTTATTCCCAAACGGTATGCAACGGCGTATTGGAAATTGCCGAACAAAATGTTTGCGTTGGTGTTATTTCCCGTCAAGAAACTTGCGAGCACTCCAAAGAACGGCGAAATTAACGGAAAGAGAGGTCCTACCAAAGTTGCAATGGCGTAAGCGAGTTTGTTGCTCATTCCCGAATCCATCATAATAAGCGACATATTTCCGAGCGCAAGCAATGCAAGCGTTGCGGGTATGCCTTTTTGAACGGTTTTTCTGACTGCGTTTCTGCCTTTTTCCTTATCCCAAATTCCCGCTCTTTTATAGACTATGCAAGCGGCGATAGAGGCAAGTAAAAGCACAAGGAACGGGTGAACAAACAATCTTATGCGATTAAAGTTAGGCGCAGGCGATACTCCGTGTCTGATAACGGGATTTCCGTCGCTGTCTCTTCCGTGAATAACCTGTGAACCGGAACAAACCGCGCTCGGATTATTCGTGTCGTAATTCCAACCGGGGAAGTCAAACGCGATACCTATTCTGTTGCGGAACTGTTCGTTTCGCGGGGTATCGGGAGCGTCGAGTAAGTCAAACAATTGGAACGATATTAACAAAGCAAATATAAGCGCGTAAGGAAAAACCGCTTGCGCCAAATTGAGTTTATCTTTGTAGAAACCGCTTGCGCCTTTTTCCTCTTTGCCGCGCGCCATAAGTTTGTAAAGCAAGAACATTGCCACAAGTCCCGCAAGAGCCGCATTGAGCCCTGCAAGCGCAAACATCTCAAACTGAATGGTGAAATATTGAACGATTACCATTACGAGAGACACAGGAATTACGAAAACAAGACCTTTTTTAACGCCCTTAAATCCGTCGCTGAGCCAGCAAACGCCGATACCCGTCGTAAGAATACCTATTGCGTTAAATATCCACACGGGAATTCCCAAATCCTCTAAGGGAACGCCGGTAAGACCGCTGATAACAAAAAATGCCGCGCCCATTGAGCCGAAAGTTACAGCCCACGAGTGCCCGAGGAGCGCCGCCGCCAATGACTTGACGGGGTTAAATCCAAGGGCAATAAGAATAGGCGTTACAATAACGGCAGGAACTCCAAAGCCCGCAATTCCTTGCAAAAAGCCCGTAAAGAGCCACGCAAGCAAAACGAAAGCGACAAATCTGTCTTTTACAAAACGCTCAATGTTTTTGTTTATTACGTTTATCGCCCCAAAATCGCTTACCAAGTGGTACAGAAGCAATGCGCCCCATACGATAAGCGAGACAAAAAACGCAAGCCACAAGGCTTTTCCGACCGCAATCGGCAAACCCGAATACCAAGGCATACCGAAAAATCCGAGCGCGACAACCAAAGAAATCGCCAGCGATATACCCCCCGCCATCGGAACCGAAAGCGGTTTTTGGGTTTTGGGATGCTTAACAAAAAGCAAAAGCGCCAACAAACTAAGGATAGGCAAAAGCGCCAAAAGCGTCATAGCCAAACTGTTATTCGCAATGAGTTCCAAAACGCTTTCTCCTAACCGCTATTACGCAAAAGTGAAGCAATTCCGTTTATTGAAATGTGTATGCCTCTGCGAATGCGGTCGCTCGCCTCTTCGGGATTTCCGCATTTTGTTTGCTCGCGATAACGGCGCATCATCTCAATTTGCACGTAGTTAAGCGTGTCGATATACGGACTGCGGCTGTCTATAACTCTGCGAAGCAAACTGTTGCCTTCAAGTAAAGATTTTTGCTCGGTTATTGCAAGCAGATATTCGCACGAACGCTCGTATTCCGCTTTAATCATAGAGAATATTTTATTACGCAACGCCTCGTCTTCGACCAATACGGAATAGCGCTCTGCAATATCCATATTAACTTTAGCCAAAATCATATCCATACAAGAAAGCATAGTAGAGAAGACCGACCAATCTTTGTGCATTTTACGAAGAAGCGCCATACCTTCTTCTTTTCCGTGCTTCTGCAGGAATTTATCGATTGCCGTTCCAAAACCATACCAGCTTGTGAGCATTATGCGGCATTGCGACCACGAGAACGTCCAAGGAATAGCGCGCAAATTTTCGATACTGCGGCTTTTTGTTCTGGAAGCTGGGCGCGAGCCGATATTAAGCGAAGCAATTTCCGAAATAACGGTTGATTGCCAGAAATAATCTTCAAATCCGGGCGTTTCGTAAACCAAGCCTCTGTAAGCCGCAAAAGACGACTCCGAAAGGTCGTCAAATACTTTCAAGTATCCCTCTTCCGACGGCTCTGCAAGCGACGGAACAGCGGTTGCAGCCAAAGTCGCCGCTACAATAACTTCAAGATTTCGTCTGCCGACTTCGGGACTACCGTATTTCGCCGATATTACTTCGCCTTGTTCCGTCAAGCGGATATAGCCTTCCACAGCGCCTTTGGGCTGAGCGACAATCGCCTGATAGCTCGGACCGCCGCCGCGACCGACCGAACCGCCGCGACCGTGGAAGAAGCAAATCTTCACGCCGTGTTTCTTGAAAGTTTCAACCAAACCGATTTCGGCGCGATAAAGTTCCCAACGAGACGTAAGGTAGCCGCCGTCTTTACAGCTGTCGGAATATCCGACCATAATTTCCTGAACATTATTACGCGACTCAAGCAACTTGCGATATACAGGCAATGAAAGGAGTTTATCCATAATGCCCGCCGAATCGCGCAAATCCTGAATTGTTTCAAACAAAGGCACAAGATTTAAGTCGAGCGCGTTTTCGTATATGCGCAATATTCCGGCTTCTTTAAGCAATACCGCAAGCTCCAGAATGTCCGAAAGTTCGTTGGTCATAGATATTATGGAAGTGCGAATACAGCCTTTTCCATAGCGCAAATGAGCCTTGCGAGCGGCATTAAATATTGCCAATTCCTTAGCGGTATCTTCGCTGTATTTAGCGTGTGCCGACACCAACGGGCGCGCTGACTCGAGTTCCTTAAGCAGGATTTTTATTTTCGCTTCTTCGTCCATTTTTTCATAATTTGTTCCCGGTGCGCAAAACTCAAAAAGTTCCGCAATTACCGCGCCGTGAACCGCCGAGTTCTGACGAATATCAAGCGGTGCAAGCGTCCAACCGAACGCGCGAACAGCACGCAACAAATCGCCCAATCTTCCTTGAGCCAACAGCTGAGAGCCGTGTCCTTTTAACGATTGCTCTATTATGACAAGGTCTGCCGTAAAGTCTTCGGGCGTAGCATAAGGAGCCGCGCCTACTTCATTGCCGGAAAGCAGTTTTTCCGAGACTACAAGCACGTCTCTTGTCGCTTCCAAACGCGCCTTTATACCCGCAAGAGCCAAACGATACGGCTCGTCCGCGCGTTGCGCGTCTTTATCGGGCGACTGCTCGCCGAGTTTTGCCAATTCGGGCGTAATACCTTTAATTCTGTTGCTTGTAAGCGAAAGGTCTCTGTATAATTGCTTTACTTCAGAAATATAGAAGTTAAACGCCAATTTCACTTGATAATAAAGCGCGCTTTCCATAACTTCCGCGCTTACAAACGGGTTGCCGTCGCGGTCGCCGCCTATCCAGCTTCCAATATGCAAGAACGGCGGCAAATCGGTTTCGCCGATTGCTTTTTCTACCGATTTATACAATTTCGGAACCGCTGTCAAGAATGTCGAGTCAAAGAATGACATAACGTTTTTCACTTCGTCCAAAACAGTAAGTTTTGAGCGGCGAAGTACGCGCGTTTGCCAAAGCGTAAGTATTTTCACGCCGAGTTCGGCTTCAATTTCGTCTTGTTCTTCTTTTGTAATATCTACCATTCCGTCGCGCTTTTCGAGCAACGCAGAAATAGCGTTAAGAATTTTCCACGTGGTTTGACGTTGCACTTCCGTCGGGTGCGCGGTCAAAATCGGAGCGATGTAGGCGTTGCGGAAGAAATCCTTCAATTTTTCGTCGCCAAAACCGTGTTCTTTGCAAAGCGCAATGCTCGCTTCCAAACTGCCTTCGCGCGCCGACGCACCCTTAACGTTTTGGTGTGCGCGCCAACGGCGTATATGATGGTGGTCTTCGGCGATATTCACCAAAGCCGAGTAATATCCGATTGCACTGGTGATTTTATTCACATCGACATCGGATAAATTTTTCAAAAGATTTTCCATTTCAGCACGAGCGGACTCGTTATTGCCGCGATAATAGCGCACGGCAAATTTATGCAGAGTCTCAACTCTTTCAAAAACCTGCGGTCCTTCCACACTGCGAATTGCTTCCGCTAAAATTTTCCCAAGCAGGCGAATATCACTCTGCAATGCCTCGTTCGACTTTACCATATCGACCGCTGCGTTTCCGTCATTTTCGAGTAAATACAACATAGTGCACCTCCCCTTCCTTTGATTATGTTATGTTAACAATTTCTAATTTTTGATTTTACTTTCCAGTTCGACCTATTTGAACAAATTTTTCAACGGCTGTTGTGAAGCAGTCGTCGGATTTGCCTTTATAAGTCCTGCAAATTTTCCGAAATCCACATTATCGTTTGTCGCGGCAGTCAAGTTTTCCGATTTAATTTTCAGATAAACTTCCTCGCGGTTTACACTTATATTTCGCGGCGCTTCCACTCCAACCTTGCAGTTGTTTCCGTCAATCGACACAATCTTTATCGATATATTATCGCCGATACGGATACTTTCGCCTTCTTTTCTTGTCAATACGAGCATTGCCTACCTCACAACCGGTTCGCGTGTTGAGTAGGGAGAGTTATCCAAGATAACCTGTTTGCCGACTTTCTCCTTTGTATTGATTACAATCGGAGCCATAAGGTTCATTGTAGAATCGCTCGGATTTTCCGCCACAGTCACAAACACATACATCAACACGTCTTCCGTGTCGCATAAATTAAGACCTTCAACCTGTGCTTTTGAAATGTTCGGCGCGTATTCCGGATATACCACCATCGGGTTCAGCATAGCAAAACGCAATTTCTCGCCGTCAACTGCAACAAGCCACTCGAAAGGGGCATAGTTTTCGTTCCTGACAATCACAAATTTCTTATTGCTTTCAAACCCCGGAACGCCGTCTGCGAATGTTATGACATCGTCCGCCGAATAAACTAAATTTTCATAAATCTTTTCCAATTTCCGGTATCTCCTAAAAATTTTCCGCGCAAAAATACCTTTTGCCGTAAATAAAATGTATTATTTTTGAGATTTTGTATAATTTTTCACCATTTTCGTGATAAAAATCACAAGAGACGCCGCAAAAAGCAACGTCTCTTAGTGTGTTATTCGCATTTTTAAGCAAACGCTAAATCACTTGCATAACAAACGCTGTTTTTTGGAAGTAATTTTTCCGTG
Protein-coding sequences here:
- a CDS encoding DUF4160 domain-containing protein; translated protein: MPVLSLFYGIIVRMYREVSGKHNKPHIHVEYAGEEVVISLDGEVLDGSVQKSKMKLVEAWMEIHREDLEANWKLLSNGEQYFKIEPLK
- the ppc gene encoding phosphoenolpyruvate carboxylase, whose amino-acid sequence is MVKSNEALQSDIRLLGKILAEAIRSVEGPQVFERVETLHKFAVRYYRGNNESARAEMENLLKNLSDVDVNKITSAIGYYSALVNIAEDHHHIRRWRAHQNVKGASAREGSLEASIALCKEHGFGDEKLKDFFRNAYIAPILTAHPTEVQRQTTWKILNAISALLEKRDGMVDITKEEQDEIEAELGVKILTLWQTRVLRRSKLTVLDEVKNVMSFFDSTFLTAVPKLYKSVEKAIGETDLPPFLHIGSWIGGDRDGNPFVSAEVMESALYYQVKLAFNFYISEVKQLYRDLSLTSNRIKGITPELAKLGEQSPDKDAQRADEPYRLALAGIKARLEATRDVLVVSEKLLSGNEVGAAPYATPEDFTADLVIIEQSLKGHGSQLLAQGRLGDLLRAVRAFGWTLAPLDIRQNSAVHGAVIAELFEFCAPGTNYEKMDEEAKIKILLKELESARPLVSAHAKYSEDTAKELAIFNAARKAHLRYGKGCIRTSIISMTNELSDILELAVLLKEAGILRIYENALDLNLVPLFETIQDLRDSAGIMDKLLSLPVYRKLLESRNNVQEIMVGYSDSCKDGGYLTSRWELYRAEIGLVETFKKHGVKICFFHGRGGSVGRGGGPSYQAIVAQPKGAVEGYIRLTEQGEVISAKYGSPEVGRRNLEVIVAATLAATAVPSLAEPSEEGYLKVFDDLSESSFAAYRGLVYETPGFEDYFWQSTVISEIASLNIGSRPASRTKSRSIENLRAIPWTFSWSQCRIMLTSWYGFGTAIDKFLQKHGKEEGMALLRKMHKDWSVFSTMLSCMDMILAKVNMDIAERYSVLVEDEALRNKIFSMIKAEYERSCEYLLAITEQKSLLEGNSLLRRVIDSRSPYIDTLNYVQIEMMRRYREQTKCGNPEEASDRIRRGIHISINGIASLLRNSG
- a CDS encoding DUF2442 domain-containing protein, which encodes MLCPKIVSIKPLEGYKVKLDYETGEVKLFDVLPYMSGEWYGELYNYDYFKSVHLVSSGYGIEWGNGQDIAPHELYDMSIAVGC
- the fliW gene encoding flagellar assembly protein FliW, whose product is MEKIYENLVYSADDVITFADGVPGFESNKKFVIVRNENYAPFEWLVAVDGEKLRFAMLNPMVVYPEYAPNISKAQVEGLNLCDTEDVLMYVFVTVAENPSDSTMNLMAPIVINTKEKVGKQVILDNSPYSTREPVVR
- a CDS encoding ATP-binding protein, with protein sequence MREFNVTGLCVPDLHYMADTSEKISQIVQLVEAGKYFSINRGRQYGKTTTLFLLQEQLVEDYTVISISFEGVSDKTFDDEAEFCQGFLGLCAKYFTERELPGSEIWIDASITAFDLLDAFLSKVCKKQKFVLMIDEVDKTSNNTIFLKFLGILRDKYLKRPQKAGATFQSVILAGVYDIKNLKVKMVQAGTHQLKDGEKRLNSPWNIAIDFEVDMSLSVKEIASMLMEYEKDHKSGMDIQAVAQEIRDYTSGYPYLVSRICQRIENNLNKNWTKNGVLEAVKLILLEKSTLIDDLGKNILADKELSDLLYDITINGEDYKFNTTDYAMDLGHTFGYIKNQNGKAVIDNTIFELIIYEHFITEKQRKGIRINRVLSNDVIKDGKFDMKLCIEKFTQHYYELYRESGKDFLENECRMLFLTYLRPLINGAGFYHIESETRNARRTDVIVDYNTEQFIVELKRWYGDSAHKEAYDQLCGYLDGKNKDVGFLLTFDFRSEKNIGKPQSKWIEHKGKNIFDCIVGFG
- a CDS encoding L-lactate permease; this encodes MELIANNSLAMTLLALLPILSLLALLLFVKHPKTQKPLSVPMAGGISLAISLVVALGFFGMPWYSGLPIAVGKALWLAFFVSLIVWGALLLYHLVSDFGAINVINKNIERFVKDRFVAFVLLAWLFTGFLQGIAGFGVPAVIVTPILIALGFNPVKSLAAALLGHSWAVTFGSMGAAFFVISGLTGVPLEDLGIPVWIFNAIGILTTGIGVCWLSDGFKGVKKGLVFVIPVSLVMVIVQYFTIQFEMFALAGLNAALAGLVAMFLLYKLMARGKEEKGASGFYKDKLNLAQAVFPYALIFALLISFQLFDLLDAPDTPRNEQFRNRIGIAFDFPGWNYDTNNPSAVCSGSQVIHGRDSDGNPVIRHGVSPAPNFNRIRLFVHPFLVLLLASIAACIVYKRAGIWDKEKGRNAVRKTVQKGIPATLALLALGNMSLIMMDSGMSNKLAYAIATLVGPLFPLISPFFGVLASFLTGNNTNANILFGNFQYAVAYRLGISTAVMSAAQSISASVGVAIGPTLVLMAALASDQKDKVSDTLKTLIPIMLIIALVMGIANFALLNLGLYEEILKFLGRGG
- the csrA gene encoding carbon storage regulator CsrA, giving the protein MLVLTRKEGESIRIGDNISIKIVSIDGNNCKVGVEAPRNISVNREEVYLKIKSENLTAATNDNVDFGKFAGLIKANPTTASQQPLKNLFK